The Xyrauchen texanus isolate HMW12.3.18 chromosome 25, RBS_HiC_50CHRs, whole genome shotgun sequence genome includes the window CTCTCACAATCAGGTGCCACCTCAGAAAGTTCACAAGAAATTGTTTTCAATCTTTTTTGCTGTACGTTTAACTTTTAATGCGGTGACCTTCAGATCAGGAAATTGGAGAGCACATTAATGGACCATGAAAATAAGACCCTGTGGAATGACTACCGCATGGCCCAGCCTCTGAATGACAGAGTGGTGGAGTCCTCTTTCCTCCCACGTCTGGGCACAGGAGGTTAGGCCAGTGCTTCTAATTTCCAGCAGAGCCAAAAAAACACTAAGTGACAGGTCTGCAGTACCTGAGAATGTTCTCCCTGTCTTCTTTCGGTTTCCTGCAGGAATTTGCCGTCAAGAGGAGATCGAGTCTAAGCTTAAAAGGATTGAGAGCCTTATTATGTCGCTGGACAAAAAAGTGTTTTCAGGTATAAAATCTTTTGATCTTTTCACGAGGAATGCCATCAGGGTatccttaaaggtgaagtgtgtaatttctgcggtACTAGTGTTATTGAACAGAATTgcaataataaagacattttccCAAACTCTCTCCTCTTCTGCCATTGGTTGGAAAAACAAATAGTCTTGACTCAAACTCACAGcactggttgagccagtgttgctgtgttgctctggggtgcgtttcccaaaacaaTTGTCAGcaaactatggtcgcaagttaaatcattaccaacatagttcattGATTTGGTGTTTCCTGAAACCGTACTTCCAACGAACTTTTGCAAACATCATTGCAAAATTGTGTGGTTGTAACAATAGCTCTCCATCTGTGGTTAGAAGTATcattccttgttagtttgctgtgtggacattatTTGACTTCACTGAGGCTTTTATATCTTTTActctatatctttcattctgtcaagaccTTGACCACATTTACAAGCATTTAGAAAATGATTTATATTAACGataatatgtttttgaagagtgcgcatgtgcaaATGGTCAACAGCGAAGTCTAATGTAGAGGGAAACCCCAGTATTGCAGTGCAATGCATCTGTCACATTGCAACGTGTCTTCAGCGGCTAAATATTTgtggaagttattactccacccacTGAGTAACATCATTACGACAGCTAAAGTTACATGGTTCGAACAGTGGATGTGTGTCATAATATTATGGTTTCGgtaacagtcgtgactagctagttaatttctacaatgATGCATCCTACTAAGGTGGTTGCGTAATGAGTTATGTCGTTGTACGAGAAACGCACCCCAGGTTGGGATtctaaaacaaaaaaagcaatgttttgatagcgttACGAAAGGTTAACACTTTTGGAGGAAATCAACATACAAATCACTTATAGATGtctatgcatattaagctgggattggagaaagtatttgaacagaacagatgacacacttcacctttaattaatACATTCTCACTATACATTCTTAAGCTATCTCTAATATAAAAGTATGAAAACGAGCTTTGACATGTATTTGGTTTTTGCTTTTCAAGGACAACCATCTACAAGTAAGGGTGAGTATTTtagaaaatttacttttagaatAGGTAGAAGTAGACATTCATCAAATACAGTTTAATTGTGTGAAAACAATTGTATCCGAGTGAgatttatattttgctttgttttcttacCTTTCCTTCCCTAGGCCCGCAATCCCTATCGCCAATGGTCCTTTACTTCGCTGAAAAGAATCTGGAGAGTTATGCCTTGGTTAACTTGATTCATCCAATGAACCTGCAGTCCTTTACAGCCTGCATGAATGTCCGTACACCCCCCACACATGACCTCACCGTGATGTCCTACTCCACCTCACACAATGACAATGAGCTCATGATCACTTTGGGCTTTGAAGTGGGTATCTGGATCGGTAACGAGTTTGTGAATTTGCCTTTCAACCGTCAATCCAAAGACTGGACAAACTACTGCTTTACCTGGGCCTCTCATACCGGAGGGGTTGAATTGTGGGTGAACGGACTGATTGGTGAAGAACGGTATATTCGGTCAGGCTATACAATTCCATCAGGAGGAACACTTATTCTGGGGAAGGACCAGGATGGCTTTTTAGGAATCTCAGCGACAGATGCGTTTGTGGGCCAAATGACAGATGTGAATGTGTGGGATTACGTATTGACTGCGGATGAGATTGGCGAgcaaatgttttgtggtaatagCAAAGCAAAAGGGAATGTCTTGAGCTGGGGCATCACTCAGCTCAGTCTGTATGGAGGAGTTCAGCTGCAGGCTGAACAGGTTTGCCACTGAAAAAAGCACCACTGTCAGCAGTATGGCTCAGAACTTTTTAAACGAATGTCAATATCAGCCTCCCCAGAGCAGTCCCAGGGGATTAAATGCAATTTAAGATGAAAACTATGACATTTTGTTCACTATGTATTTTTGATGTAATGGCATATGATGGTGGGAGTGACACAATGACCTTCATGGTTTGTCAATAATATGAGGAATATAAGGACAATAATTCCATTTTCAttagtgaaaatggaattattgtcctttattaaaaaaaacaaaaaaaatattatatatatatatatatatatatatatatatatatatatatctatctcatgaaaaaataattaaaaaatctcaTGGTCAGTAAGAAATATTTTTGGGTGGTGGCAGTTGCAAAAAGTTCATTTTGGATCTGG containing:
- the ca6 gene encoding carbonic anhydrase 6 encodes the protein MELFAVLLYAGLVDLALAGIDGAKWTYSEGEMDQKHWAEKFHECGGNQQSPIDIKRRKVRYNPQMPLLELTGYDDIHGNFLMKNNGHSVEIQLPNTLMISKGFPDHYTAVQMHLHWGGLELEASGSEHTLDGIRYMAELHIVHYNSEKYSSFKEAKDKPDGLAVLAFFYEDGHFENTYYSDFIGNLAKVKYAGQSMNISNLNVRSMLPENLNHFFRYQGSLTTPPCHESILWTVFDTPITLSHNQIRKLESTLMDHENKTLWNDYRMAQPLNDRVVESSFLPRLGTGGICRQEEIESKLKRIESLIMSLDKKVFSGQPSTSKGPQSLSPMVLYFAEKNLESYALVNLIHPMNLQSFTACMNVRTPPTHDLTVMSYSTSHNDNELMITLGFEVGIWIGNEFVNLPFNRQSKDWTNYCFTWASHTGGVELWVNGLIGEERYIRSGYTIPSGGTLILGKDQDGFLGISATDAFVGQMTDVNVWDYVLTADEIGEQMFCGNSKAKGNVLSWGITQLSLYGGVQLQAEQVCH